A DNA window from Paralichthys olivaceus isolate ysfri-2021 chromosome 3, ASM2471397v2, whole genome shotgun sequence contains the following coding sequences:
- the lepr gene encoding leptin receptor isoform X2 yields MTSTMFQSVMLTFLMHNILVSPGVRCLKPEDGASLQALDLPWHDELCCDSHTTHFNIPETNRSESKLPHDPHCSFSSSTTESRPREASDLKSSFNTGTCLDILCRIDENWEKLTCDLKSQTSTAEDAGLVGISFQRLLSQKDDSRVNDGKTMSDNPVVCEAEESFNCSVALDTATSFISVVTVSISNTKAPLVQLRIPARPVKPSPPVNLSHIQTIEAELILLWDDPSDSSTGPLRYEVRYSFTTTRPVWQVVSSAEPRLSLDLRPTLNYTIQVRCSGLDEPPLWSDWSESHHIYLHTVSYIPEKVVTHAGEEVTVYCVFNDHSVNASAAIWVLNFQQTLHRSQYHPVNQWVSQITVRPSETRMYDLLQCTKEWTNPYSQIYVEGASIDINCVTNGDIDAMDCSWKNTQWTEPELRSRWADLPCDVMEERDRAGEEVGEMGPACLQVRSKQKSCIIQPLRMNCYKLWLEVASRLGPIRSKPVYLSPIDHVKPHTPTNVEAVSRSSGALLVTWKPPSLPVEGLQCQLRYHSLSMVRAQPQWKIQSPVRVALSEVAVPDMCQVYVVQVRCMHTNGTGYWSEWSDSVYSAPQNSRAPERGPNFWRILQDDPYRNQTNVTLLFKDLPVSGRSYCVDGFIVQHQTSSGVVTRNSIEPASSYSFEWNQEPQTVSVKAYNSRGSSANNINMTLEQKPKRRCVSSFSVSVINSTSVSLSWILLDNRSVPVSMVVQWTVPQRQQGSDHQKAYSGETWVRLPYTDCPVHLRGDFFGSEEYGFHLYPVFADGEGEPMYTIATRGDPAAYMMLMIISFLSIVLFVTLIISQNQMKKFVWKDVPNPYKCSWAKGLDFKKNDTLDHLFGPSEGLPTWSLLMPSENISKVVIMDKADLSAPTTALVQTPLVPLTTEPATTLSISLHPGIDSEVDQGQFRESEVLLGGAPSLDLNLDALTSSYPRIEELLPFVSQPPGSTDNSAQSSVTYTTVLLSDPKQEQPPIHLHYKGGSGSSSSDEGNFSANNSDISGSFPGGLWELESCRGGEMDDPRRSCSYNSVEELSETSEQEDEGEGRGEKDLYYLGTDYPAEDEESEDEEEQREEELRKNVVLSREDCCVESRPLLDPEDSSGPMSDSTGGLSPLYLPQFRTAACTRQLQDSRTQL; encoded by the exons ATGACCTCGACAAT gtttCAGTCCGTAATGTTGACATTCCTGATGCACAATATCCTGGTGTCCCCTG GTGTTCGGTGTTTGAAACCCGAGGATGGAGCCTCTCTCCAGGCCCTGGACCTCCCATGGCACGATGAGCTGTGCTGTGACTCGCATACAACCCACTTTAACATACCGGAGACAAACCGCTCTGAATCAAAGCTTCCTCACGATCCCcactgcagcttcagcagctcGACAACCGAGTCACGTCCTCGTGAGGCCTCTGACCTCAAGAGTTCATTCAACACTG GCACCTGTTTGGACATACTGTGCAGGATCGATGAAAACTGGGAAAAATTGACTTGTGATCTAAAGTCTCAAACATCAACCGCTGAGGACGCAGGTCTTGTGGGGATCAGCTTCCAGCGTCTGTT GTCCCAGAAAGATGATTCACGGGTGAACGATGGGAAAACTATGTCTGACAATCCTGTCGTCTGTGAAGCGGAGGAGTCCTTCAATTGTTCCGTTGCTCTTGACACCGCGACAAGCTTCATCTCTGTGGTTACTGTCAGCATCTCCAACACCAAAGCTCCGCTGGTTCAGCTCAGGATTCCTGCCCGGCCTG tgaAACCGAGTCCTCCGGTCAACCTGTCTCACATTCAGACCATAGAGGCAGAACTGATTTTACTCTGGGACGACCCCTCAGACTCCAGCACTGGTCCGCTGAGATATGAGGTCCGATACTCCTTCACCACCACTCGTCCGGTCTGGCAG gtgGTTTCGTCAGCAGAGCCCAGACTGTCTCTGGATCTGAGGCCAACCCTGAACTACACCATCCAGGTTCGTTGCTCCGGCCTGGACGAGCCTCCGCTGTGGAGCGACTGGAGTGAAAGTCACCACATCTACCTTCACA CTGTGAGCTACATCCCTGAGAAAGTCGTGACCCACGCGGGGGAAGAGGTGACCGTCTATTGTGTGTTCAATGACCACAGCGTCAACGCCAGCGCGGCCATATGGGTTCTTAACTTCCAGCAGACGCTTCATCGCAGCCAGTACCACCCCGTCAACCAATGG GTCAGCCAGATCACAGTGCGTCCTTCGGAGACTCGGATGTACGACCTGCTGCAGTGCACCAAGGAGTGGACCAACCCTTACAGCCAGATCTATGTCGAGG gagcttccaTTGATATAAACTGTGTAACCAACGGGGACATCGATGCTATGGATTGCAGCTGGAAGAACACACAGTGGACTGAGCCCGAACTCCGATCCAG GTGGGCGGACCTGCCGTGCGAcgtgatggaggagagggacagagcGGGCGAGGAAGTGGGCGAGATGGGACCTGCTTGCCTGCAGGTCAGATCCAAACAGAAAAGCTGCATCATTCAGCCGCTGAGGATGAACTGCTACAAGCTGTGGCTGGAGGTGGCGTCCCGGCTCGGCCCGATCAGATCCAAACCCGTCTACCTGTCGCCCATAGATCATG TCAAACCCCACACCCCCACTAACGTGGAGGCAGTGAGCCGGAGCAGCGGGGCCCTGCTGGTCACCTGGAAGCCCCCGTCTCTGCCGGTCGAGGGGCTCCAGTGTCAGCTTCGGTACCACTCGCTGTCCATGGTGAGAGCTCAGCCGCAGTGGAAG ATCCAGAGTCCAGTGCGGGTTGCTTTGTCGGAGGTTGCAGTGCCGGACATGTGCCAAGTGTATGTGGTGCAGGTTCGCTGCATGCACACCAACGGCACCGGCTACTGGAGCGAGTGGAGCGACTCTGTTTACTCGGCTCCACAAAACAGCAGAG ctcctgagCGTGGTCCTAATTTTTGGAGAATTCTTCAAGATGACCCGTACAGGAACCAGACCAATGTCACGCTGCTGTTTAAG GATCTCCCGGTATCGGGGCGCTCCTACTGTGTGGATGGATTCATCGTTCAGCATCAAACCTCAAGCGGCGTTGTGACGAGGAATTCGATCGAGCCGGCGTCCTCCTACAGCTTTGAGTGGAACCAGGAGCCGCAGACTGTGAGCGTGAAGGCCTACAACAGTCGTGGGAGCTCCGCCAACAACATCAACATGACGCTGGAGCAAAAACCAAAAC GTCGCTGTGTGAGCTCGTTCAGCGTGTCGGTCATCAACAgcacctctgtgtctctgtcctggATTCTGCTGGACAACAGATCTGTGCCTGTGTCCATGGTGGTCCAGTGGACCGTACCACAGAGACAGCAGGGGTCTGATCATCAGAAAGCCTACAGTGGAGAAACATGGGTCCGACTTCCCTACACAGATTGTCCTGTACATCTGAGAG GGGATTTCTTTGGCTCAGAGGAATACGGCTTCCACTTGTACCCAGTGTTTGCAGACGGGGAAGGGGAGCCAATGTACACAATAG CCACCAGAGGAGACCCTGCAGCCTACATGATGCTGATGatcatctccttcctctccatcgTCCTGTTTGTTACTCTGATCATCTCCCAAAACCA AATGAAGAAGTTTGTGTGGAAGGATGTACCCAACCCATACAAGTGCTCGTGGGCTAAAGGACTGGACTTCAAAAAG AACGACACCTTGGACCACCTGTTCGGACCCTCAGAGGGTCTCCCCACCTGGTCGCTGCTGATGCCCTCTGAGAACATCTCCAAAGTCGTCATCATGGACAAAGCGGACCTCTCAGCTCCGACCACCGCCCTGGTCCAAACCCCGCTCGTGCCGCTGACCACTGAGCCGGCCACTACcttatccatctctctccatccagGGATTGATTCTGAGGTCGACCAAGGCCAGTTCAGGGAGAGCGAGGTGCTGTTGGGTGGAGCTCCTTCCTTAGACCTTAATCTGGATGCTTTGACCAGTTCATACCCAAGAATCGAGGAGTTACTACCCTTCGTTTCGCAGCCTCCGGGCAGCACTGACAACTCTGCCCAGTCCTCAGTCACATACACCACAGTGCTGCTCTCTGATCCGAAGCAGGAGCAACCGCCCATTCATCTCCACTACAAGGGAGGAAGTGGCAGCAGCTCCAGCGACGAGGGCAATTTCTCTGCCAACAACTCAGACATTTCAGGATCCTTCCCTGGAGGTCTGTGGGAGCTCGAGAGCTGCCGGGGCGGGGAGATGGACGACCCGAGACGCTCCTGCTCCTACAACTCTGTAGAAGAGCTTTCTGAAACATCAGAGCAAGAAGATGAAGGCGAGGGGAGAGGTGAGAAGGACTTGTATTATCTAGGAACGGACTATCCagcagaggatgaggagagtgaggatgaggaggagcagagagaggaggagctgcgTAAAAATGTAGTTTTGAGCAGGGAGGACTGTTGTGTGGAGTCTCGCCCTCTGCTCGACCCTGAGGACTCGAGCGGACCGATGTCAGACTCGACGGGTGGTTTGTCTCCGCTGTACCTCCCTCAGTTCAGAACTGCTGCGTGCACGAGGCAACTACAGGACAGCAGAACCCAGCTGTGA
- the lepr gene encoding leptin receptor isoform X1, with protein MTSTMFQSVMLTFLMHNILVSPAGVRCLKPEDGASLQALDLPWHDELCCDSHTTHFNIPETNRSESKLPHDPHCSFSSSTTESRPREASDLKSSFNTGTCLDILCRIDENWEKLTCDLKSQTSTAEDAGLVGISFQRLLSQKDDSRVNDGKTMSDNPVVCEAEESFNCSVALDTATSFISVVTVSISNTKAPLVQLRIPARPVKPSPPVNLSHIQTIEAELILLWDDPSDSSTGPLRYEVRYSFTTTRPVWQVVSSAEPRLSLDLRPTLNYTIQVRCSGLDEPPLWSDWSESHHIYLHTVSYIPEKVVTHAGEEVTVYCVFNDHSVNASAAIWVLNFQQTLHRSQYHPVNQWVSQITVRPSETRMYDLLQCTKEWTNPYSQIYVEGASIDINCVTNGDIDAMDCSWKNTQWTEPELRSRWADLPCDVMEERDRAGEEVGEMGPACLQVRSKQKSCIIQPLRMNCYKLWLEVASRLGPIRSKPVYLSPIDHVKPHTPTNVEAVSRSSGALLVTWKPPSLPVEGLQCQLRYHSLSMVRAQPQWKIQSPVRVALSEVAVPDMCQVYVVQVRCMHTNGTGYWSEWSDSVYSAPQNSRAPERGPNFWRILQDDPYRNQTNVTLLFKDLPVSGRSYCVDGFIVQHQTSSGVVTRNSIEPASSYSFEWNQEPQTVSVKAYNSRGSSANNINMTLEQKPKRRCVSSFSVSVINSTSVSLSWILLDNRSVPVSMVVQWTVPQRQQGSDHQKAYSGETWVRLPYTDCPVHLRGDFFGSEEYGFHLYPVFADGEGEPMYTIATRGDPAAYMMLMIISFLSIVLFVTLIISQNQMKKFVWKDVPNPYKCSWAKGLDFKKNDTLDHLFGPSEGLPTWSLLMPSENISKVVIMDKADLSAPTTALVQTPLVPLTTEPATTLSISLHPGIDSEVDQGQFRESEVLLGGAPSLDLNLDALTSSYPRIEELLPFVSQPPGSTDNSAQSSVTYTTVLLSDPKQEQPPIHLHYKGGSGSSSSDEGNFSANNSDISGSFPGGLWELESCRGGEMDDPRRSCSYNSVEELSETSEQEDEGEGRGEKDLYYLGTDYPAEDEESEDEEEQREEELRKNVVLSREDCCVESRPLLDPEDSSGPMSDSTGGLSPLYLPQFRTAACTRQLQDSRTQL; from the exons ATGACCTCGACAAT gtttCAGTCCGTAATGTTGACATTCCTGATGCACAATATCCTGGTGTCCCCTG cAGGTGTTCGGTGTTTGAAACCCGAGGATGGAGCCTCTCTCCAGGCCCTGGACCTCCCATGGCACGATGAGCTGTGCTGTGACTCGCATACAACCCACTTTAACATACCGGAGACAAACCGCTCTGAATCAAAGCTTCCTCACGATCCCcactgcagcttcagcagctcGACAACCGAGTCACGTCCTCGTGAGGCCTCTGACCTCAAGAGTTCATTCAACACTG GCACCTGTTTGGACATACTGTGCAGGATCGATGAAAACTGGGAAAAATTGACTTGTGATCTAAAGTCTCAAACATCAACCGCTGAGGACGCAGGTCTTGTGGGGATCAGCTTCCAGCGTCTGTT GTCCCAGAAAGATGATTCACGGGTGAACGATGGGAAAACTATGTCTGACAATCCTGTCGTCTGTGAAGCGGAGGAGTCCTTCAATTGTTCCGTTGCTCTTGACACCGCGACAAGCTTCATCTCTGTGGTTACTGTCAGCATCTCCAACACCAAAGCTCCGCTGGTTCAGCTCAGGATTCCTGCCCGGCCTG tgaAACCGAGTCCTCCGGTCAACCTGTCTCACATTCAGACCATAGAGGCAGAACTGATTTTACTCTGGGACGACCCCTCAGACTCCAGCACTGGTCCGCTGAGATATGAGGTCCGATACTCCTTCACCACCACTCGTCCGGTCTGGCAG gtgGTTTCGTCAGCAGAGCCCAGACTGTCTCTGGATCTGAGGCCAACCCTGAACTACACCATCCAGGTTCGTTGCTCCGGCCTGGACGAGCCTCCGCTGTGGAGCGACTGGAGTGAAAGTCACCACATCTACCTTCACA CTGTGAGCTACATCCCTGAGAAAGTCGTGACCCACGCGGGGGAAGAGGTGACCGTCTATTGTGTGTTCAATGACCACAGCGTCAACGCCAGCGCGGCCATATGGGTTCTTAACTTCCAGCAGACGCTTCATCGCAGCCAGTACCACCCCGTCAACCAATGG GTCAGCCAGATCACAGTGCGTCCTTCGGAGACTCGGATGTACGACCTGCTGCAGTGCACCAAGGAGTGGACCAACCCTTACAGCCAGATCTATGTCGAGG gagcttccaTTGATATAAACTGTGTAACCAACGGGGACATCGATGCTATGGATTGCAGCTGGAAGAACACACAGTGGACTGAGCCCGAACTCCGATCCAG GTGGGCGGACCTGCCGTGCGAcgtgatggaggagagggacagagcGGGCGAGGAAGTGGGCGAGATGGGACCTGCTTGCCTGCAGGTCAGATCCAAACAGAAAAGCTGCATCATTCAGCCGCTGAGGATGAACTGCTACAAGCTGTGGCTGGAGGTGGCGTCCCGGCTCGGCCCGATCAGATCCAAACCCGTCTACCTGTCGCCCATAGATCATG TCAAACCCCACACCCCCACTAACGTGGAGGCAGTGAGCCGGAGCAGCGGGGCCCTGCTGGTCACCTGGAAGCCCCCGTCTCTGCCGGTCGAGGGGCTCCAGTGTCAGCTTCGGTACCACTCGCTGTCCATGGTGAGAGCTCAGCCGCAGTGGAAG ATCCAGAGTCCAGTGCGGGTTGCTTTGTCGGAGGTTGCAGTGCCGGACATGTGCCAAGTGTATGTGGTGCAGGTTCGCTGCATGCACACCAACGGCACCGGCTACTGGAGCGAGTGGAGCGACTCTGTTTACTCGGCTCCACAAAACAGCAGAG ctcctgagCGTGGTCCTAATTTTTGGAGAATTCTTCAAGATGACCCGTACAGGAACCAGACCAATGTCACGCTGCTGTTTAAG GATCTCCCGGTATCGGGGCGCTCCTACTGTGTGGATGGATTCATCGTTCAGCATCAAACCTCAAGCGGCGTTGTGACGAGGAATTCGATCGAGCCGGCGTCCTCCTACAGCTTTGAGTGGAACCAGGAGCCGCAGACTGTGAGCGTGAAGGCCTACAACAGTCGTGGGAGCTCCGCCAACAACATCAACATGACGCTGGAGCAAAAACCAAAAC GTCGCTGTGTGAGCTCGTTCAGCGTGTCGGTCATCAACAgcacctctgtgtctctgtcctggATTCTGCTGGACAACAGATCTGTGCCTGTGTCCATGGTGGTCCAGTGGACCGTACCACAGAGACAGCAGGGGTCTGATCATCAGAAAGCCTACAGTGGAGAAACATGGGTCCGACTTCCCTACACAGATTGTCCTGTACATCTGAGAG GGGATTTCTTTGGCTCAGAGGAATACGGCTTCCACTTGTACCCAGTGTTTGCAGACGGGGAAGGGGAGCCAATGTACACAATAG CCACCAGAGGAGACCCTGCAGCCTACATGATGCTGATGatcatctccttcctctccatcgTCCTGTTTGTTACTCTGATCATCTCCCAAAACCA AATGAAGAAGTTTGTGTGGAAGGATGTACCCAACCCATACAAGTGCTCGTGGGCTAAAGGACTGGACTTCAAAAAG AACGACACCTTGGACCACCTGTTCGGACCCTCAGAGGGTCTCCCCACCTGGTCGCTGCTGATGCCCTCTGAGAACATCTCCAAAGTCGTCATCATGGACAAAGCGGACCTCTCAGCTCCGACCACCGCCCTGGTCCAAACCCCGCTCGTGCCGCTGACCACTGAGCCGGCCACTACcttatccatctctctccatccagGGATTGATTCTGAGGTCGACCAAGGCCAGTTCAGGGAGAGCGAGGTGCTGTTGGGTGGAGCTCCTTCCTTAGACCTTAATCTGGATGCTTTGACCAGTTCATACCCAAGAATCGAGGAGTTACTACCCTTCGTTTCGCAGCCTCCGGGCAGCACTGACAACTCTGCCCAGTCCTCAGTCACATACACCACAGTGCTGCTCTCTGATCCGAAGCAGGAGCAACCGCCCATTCATCTCCACTACAAGGGAGGAAGTGGCAGCAGCTCCAGCGACGAGGGCAATTTCTCTGCCAACAACTCAGACATTTCAGGATCCTTCCCTGGAGGTCTGTGGGAGCTCGAGAGCTGCCGGGGCGGGGAGATGGACGACCCGAGACGCTCCTGCTCCTACAACTCTGTAGAAGAGCTTTCTGAAACATCAGAGCAAGAAGATGAAGGCGAGGGGAGAGGTGAGAAGGACTTGTATTATCTAGGAACGGACTATCCagcagaggatgaggagagtgaggatgaggaggagcagagagaggaggagctgcgTAAAAATGTAGTTTTGAGCAGGGAGGACTGTTGTGTGGAGTCTCGCCCTCTGCTCGACCCTGAGGACTCGAGCGGACCGATGTCAGACTCGACGGGTGGTTTGTCTCCGCTGTACCTCCCTCAGTTCAGAACTGCTGCGTGCACGAGGCAACTACAGGACAGCAGAACCCAGCTGTGA